The Fusarium fujikuroi IMI 58289 draft genome, chromosome FFUJ_chr01 sequence TCAAGAGTGTCCCACCAGTCCCGTAGGGAATGAAACAGTCCAAAGATCGCTGCAACTTCCAAAGGTGGGGAAGCAAGGCTCACGAAGCCAGTTTCATGAGGCTTGCGGTATTTGAAAGTGGATAAAACAGATTTCCAAGCTTGAAAAATCGGACTTTGTACCTCAGCTGAGCCCAAAAACTGCCTTAGTTGATATGCAAGTTCAGTATTTGTAATCGCGGGAGAGTCAGCTAGGCCTACATGGCGAAGACCTTGGATAATAATATAGTCATTTCTGACTAGACTACCGTCCCAAACTTTCGCTCGGGCCTTGCGACTTGGATTGTCAGTACCATCTTCTTGAGATGGTGAGCCGTCTAGTGACAATGTGGAACTAAGGCGTAGACCCCTttggaggaacttgagagAGCAGACCGAGGTATGGTAGTGGGCTTCTGCCAAACTGTAGTGGTTCTTTTCGATATACTCTAGAGCCGATAGGTGGCAAAACCGCCAGACATGAAGCTGTTTATCCAGGATAAGTAGGTTACCACAGATACTTTGGATCTCTCGATCATTTAGCTCCTCAATAGGTCCAATAACGTTGGCTTCAGGATCTATCTGCATCATAGTGGAAAGTTCTCCAGTCTGCAATGGCTTGAGCGCGCAAAGCACCCATTGTATAGCATTCTTTGCCTGTTGTTTCTCGTACTCGGACTTCCGCTCGATCTGATGCCAAATGATTGCATATAAAGCCTCAAGACCTTTAGGGGCGCTTGAGAGGTGTAATTTGATGCTTGACTCGTTCCATGAAGCTGCCTGGCAGAGCTGTTTTACTTGGAGAGCAGCCCATTGAAACATGCCTTCGCTCTTGTTACGGAAGACTGACTCAATATCTCGGTGAACATGGGGAGCCAAATCGTTCCATCTCGAATCTTTGGATAGTCTTTGACGGACAAATAAATTGATATCCTCGTTGTTGTCCGCTGCGAAAATCCTGATGattggttgttgttgaaaaTGCCGCTGGATGTCGTCATCAGTCCGACTAGAAACAAATAGACGAACTCCCTGATTCTCATTGGTGACCGCTGCTAGGGCTTCTAAAAGCTCCCACCTGGAGTCTCTATCACATTCATCAAGGGCGTCCACGATTATATTCGTCCGCGAATAGTCCTTTGTGACTATATTGATCAACCGTTGACAATTGGGAATGTCGAAAGTGGTGCCAATCGCCTCGAGCCTGTCGGGAACTCCTCTCAAAGCCCGATGAATTCTCCCAGTTTGACTTTGCTTGGAAGTGGTAGAGAGCTGGCGTAAGATACTTCGAAGGATATTTTGAGGCTCCCTCCTGGTTCCCTCGTCTCGTTTACAATAGAAAAAGGCAATTGCCTCATCGTCTTGGGCATTTTCGACACAATGATCGATGATCCTAGAAATCAAGAATGTCTTTCCAGAGCCAGCTAATGGATGTTAGCCTTGTTGCAGGGTGCAGAACCTATACGCACGGTTTCCATATAAGACTGTTACCTTTGAAACCCCCTTCGCCCACAGCCTAAACGTGTCTCGCTGCAATACCCACTCACATGTGCCCTCTGTCCGCTTTCGCTTTATCTCTTCATGATGCTTTCGAAACAAAACATCTGATATTTTCCTAAGGGTTCGGATCCGTTCCTGTGTGTCGACCCATACGAGTACCTTCAAGACATGGCCGTCAAGATCGGCAACAGATCCCTGGAGCTCTTCAAGCAGATTGATATACTCAAAGGACATACTAAAATCTGATATCCTCCTACACTCCTCTCCACATTCGATgacttgttgatgctgtgcCTTGAGTCCGTCTAGGAAGTCCGTCGGCTCTCTGAAATTGAACAGTGCGACTATTCTTTGCTTAGTTTTACCTCTGGTCTGAGCCAAGTGGCAATACCAAAGAGCATCGAATATCAAGCTGTAGAGCTTCAACAATTGATCTTCTAGATTTACGATAATCTTTGCCCCTAAATCCGCAACTTTCGTTGCTTGTTTGTAACAGATGGGCTGCTGCGCGTACACCAACTCAAGCACATACCCAGAGAAGACAAAATGCGGTATCAACGAAAGAAGTCGAACGAGGCTGTCTGTATGCTCTTTCCCAGCCAATATTGCCTTCCTTGTCGATTAGAACTCTTTTTTGACAGTGAGGGACACAGTGCTAACCTGCAGGACAAAGCGAAAGGCGGCCCAAGGGAGGGCAGCATGTAGAGGATCAAAAGAGGACGCGACATCCCCGATACTTTTAAACTTGTCGAGCCAATGAACCATCCTATCGAAATAGCTGGCCAAATCCCATTTGTGGTTAGTAGTCTCGATGACCAAAGATCGATGATGGTTCTTCTCTAACTGGCCCTGTTTTTGCCTAGCGTGGCCGATGATTTCGTCTACCTGTTGAGTTGCCGTGAGCCCCAGCCCCAAGCCTCCTGAAATGGTTTGAAGCcagtcttggacttcttgcGAAAGtccttctcgagcttcttcccATAGACAGGGTTTCCGGGACATTTCGATCACACAGTCAAGCTATCAGTCGCCTTGGTATTAGAAAATCAGAAGCAGGACTCCCTTGGGTAGCACAAAGAAAGGTAACAGTCGTAATTATACAAAATATGGGATTGCGGGGTCAATAGAGCATCGCCACGTTGCTTGTTAAATTCTTGGCTTGTTCCGTAAGGTCTCCGCCTGTGCCCTTTGGCTCCGATTGGTACCAAAAAAATCTTAACCTCCACCCCTGAGCATTGCGAGAAAACAAAGTGGGCTCAACAGCAGTGGGCATTTTGGATCGCAGACTAGCTATCAAAATATCGATAATGTAGAAAAGCACTTAATAGCAGTATGCTAAAAATCCATTTCTAACCCACACAGCAATAACCAATATCATCCAAGCAACTATATCTTATGTTTCCAATTGGACCACGTATACCACAGTTCATATCATTGCATTTGCAATGCGGCCTCATTATGCAGTCATGTTACACAGCCACTGCTGCTGATCATACCACCAACTGGTTAGAGCCCAACTTAGGCAGCATATAGTCAGTCTTCAAAGGAGGCTTTGTGCCATTTCACTAAGACTCGACACGTTTCTTATTATTGTCCGTAACGACCGTCTCTGAACCTATCCTGAGTCTCGTTCCCAATATGGCCAAAACCTTCGGCGTTGCTGACAGCGCATTGGGAACGGTTTCTCTAGGGCTTCAACTCTACACTGAGATATCTAAATAACTTAACAGTGTGGGAGGCCAGGATGAAGATCTTAAGCTTGCAAATAATTATGCGCAAAACTTTCAATTACGATTAGTCGCTAAGGATCTGGGCTTCTAATGCGGGTATGACCTTGAAAGAGCGACTAGTCAAGGCCAGACCAATTGCGGGGCCGCCGTTAGCGATTTGTCGAAAATGGTTTCAGGCTTGAAAAGCGAGGATCCTATACCCAATAGTCGTACTTCAAAGTCCCGGACTCTATGTCAAACTAAAGTATCCATACGAAAAACGGAACTTATAGAGCTTAGAAAAACGCTATTCAATACAATCAGCATTCTACAGTTGCGACTTTATGCAACCATCAAATCAGATTCACCCACGGGGATCTACAGCACAAGAATATCTTGGTCAAAACGACTGGATCGGATGAGTCACCAAGACATGAAGTCGTGATCATAGACTGGGAGATCTCAGGGTACCCGAACAGAGTACGCGAAGCCTTTTAAATTGATTCTAGTTTATTATCAATGGGGAAAGAGTAGCATGTTCTCCAAGCAGATCCATTCATGCTTTGATAGGACCTCATAGGCTCGAAGATGCTCACGTGTAGGGTATCCGAAAATTGATCTCTAAAGCGATGATCATTGATCGCCGAGCCCCGCAGCTCATCAAGTTCCGCTCTCTTTCAGGGTCGTGATTAGCTGACGTGAAACCACTATACCCAAGATGGATCAACTGGCTTACAGTAGTTAGCCCGGGCCGCAAGCCGGCGATCAGATAACGTACTGAACCCAATTCAGTGCGTTTATTACTGCAATGGTGCAGATCCTCAACAGCCATCTCAATTTCAAGGCAGGTAAATGGATATTCACCACGTCAGTGGAGCGGGGCATTCAGCTAGCCACCCGTACTCAACTTGACCCTAATGCAGTGAGTTATAAATCACCAAGGTCCCCCAGAAAACCTGTGTCTCACACCCCAATCGATTGTCCTCTAGACTCTGACCATGGCTACCATGTCGTCCCAACATGAAGCCCATGCGGACACCTCTAGTGCGAAAACGGGAGGAGTAGAGGAGTCGCAGAGTGAACTACCTATCTGCGACTGGACTGAAAAGGCTGAAGTCAAGCTAAGAAGAAAGTACGTCAATCTTCCCTCAACATCGCGTGTCGGATACTCACATTTTCAACCAGAATTGATTTCACAATCTTACCAATGCTTATGCTCGGCCTTTTCGCCCTTCAGCTCGACAGAGGAAATGTCGGCTACGCCATGACAACCAGCTTCACCGAAGATCTCGGCATAAACAACGACAACGTCAACACCGGAAACCAGCTCATGCTCGCAGCCGTCGTGATCTTCGAAATACCCTTCAACATGGTGCTATCCAAAATCGGACCGGCGCTTTGGCTCATCATCCAGATTTTGGCGTGGGGAACAATCGCAACGGCGCAAGCAGCTGTGCATAACAAACCTGGGTTCTACGCCACGCGCTTCTTGCTGGGGATGTGGGAGGCTGGATACTTAGCTGCTGCACTGACGATTCTTGCGTCTTTTTATACGAGGAAGGAGATGGCGATGCGGGCTACGCTGGTGTATGTTGGGAATTACTGCTCTGCAGGTGTAAGCGGACTACTCGCGGGTCTGATCTTCAGAATACCGGAGACGAGTGGCTTGAAGAAATGGCAATGGCTTTTCATCATCGATGGTCTCTTCACGCTGGCCGTTGGCTTCGTTTTCATCTTAATCATGCCTCGCTCGACTACCAATACGCTGCCGCTGGCGGGCGTCAAGTGGTTCGACCTGTTCACAGCTGAGGAGAGGGATATCCTGGCCAAGCGCGTCATTATCGATGATCCACGAAAGCATGTAAAGCTCTCTGGCATCAGTCCCAAGACTGCACTACGCATCCTCTTGACCAGCTTCCCAATGTGGGGTCATTTCGGCATAAACGTCATTTCTATCACACCCAAAGGCGGGTTGGTTTTCTACACGCCCACgatcatcaagaacctcggtTTCGGGGCTTCTACTGCGAGTTTCCTGGCAGCCGTTAGTAACTTTGGCGTTTGCATCTTGGCCATACTTGTATCTTGGGTGAGCGACAAGACATTGTATCGAGGACCTCTCTGCTTACTTTGCGGCGTGTACTCACTCGTTTTCTCGGGTGTGCAATTCGCTGTTGTTGGGAGCTCCGACGTCTGGATGAAGTACGCTATACTCACACTTCTGGGTTCAGGAGTGGCAGTATCTCAGAGTCTCAACGATGCGTGGTTCAGCATCAACACCGAAGATCCGCAGGTCCGGTGCATCGGGCTTGCACTGGCTGTTGCGGGGTCGAACGTGGGAGGACTTGCTGGACAGAACATCTTTGTGAAAAGCGACGCGCCGTACTACCGAAACGGCTTTCTTAAGATTTTGTGCCTCTACGCGGCTAGTATTGTACTTGTTGCTGGGATGATATTTTACTACTGGAATGACAACAGGAGGATGGAAAAGTCtggagagcttgaggaggccGCGGGAACAGAAGGCTCTAGCGgagtcaagaagagaagagtgaaGAACCAGTTGTAGAAGATATCTTGATACAGATGTTTCTGCCTCGAGTATGTTCAGCATGGTGCACATAAGATCACGACTATAGGCTTTGACTGAAGATACAACACCCAACTCGAAATTCTGATGTTATAACACAATGACTGACAGCCTGCTGCAGCGTTAGTGCTGGATGACTCCATGCGAGTCATGGAGATAGAGCAATATCAACTACTAAATCCGTATGTGAAATCCCATCCTGGACTCTGCCTCATACGGCTGCAGGCTATTTTGCATAGCAGGCATCGTGGAAGGTACTTATGAGTCTGCGTTTAACCTCTGACTTAATTAGGGCCTAACTGACCTTTAGGTGGAAGTATAATGGAATTAATGCAGTACATGAAAAAGATCaattaaagatcttttaggtaagataaaggaagaaggccaatATAGCCAATAAGGATAGACAGACCTATAGACAGTATTAGTACTACTTaaataaggcagtaattatattattaaagcagATAagccttataatatattcAACTGGCTTACTCTAAAAGCCTCATTATTTAAgcatttatatttaaagttaaagcttaaaagccttatataaggctaataataagtaGAAAAACAATAAGTTTATgtattatatagcttttagaagCAAAGAATCTAACCTTATGCCATacttattctctttatacCTCTCCTTGAGCGCATTAGTCCAGAACTCAATATTTTCAGTATCCTCCTTACGCAAACGTAATGATCCAGGGAAGAATACCTCAAGAAGTGCAGAGCCAAGGAGCGGAAACCTTTCCTCTGCCTCCTTCAAAACTTCAGCGACACGAAACCCTTTAATGCTGACAGGTCGCTTTCTAAGATGCAATCCCATCGCAGCTGGAGAGCGCGGGATACTTGCCGCGATAAGGTTCTGAAAACTCCCTAGTATTCCAATTGCGAGCAGGTCTGTCACCGGGTGTTATTAATTGCTGAAATAAAATATCACAAATACAGAATACAATGGTTGTATGTGTGAAGCAGAAAGGAAAGTGAGAAGGGCTTTCTAATACTTACACCATGTATTCTGTTCCATCCCGGCGACCGTCACCAGCAGCATAACCCATAGTAAAGCAAGGACAGAGTTCCATATTTTCGTTGATAGAAAAGCTGGTGCTGTCCGAGTTCCGCGTGCCATGACTTCGAGGTGTAGTCCTACTCCTTTCTTGCCGAGGATAACTATAACACTGCGAGAGCCATTTCCTTCAGTGATTGCGACAGTCTGTCCTCCCTGTTTCGGAGCGGCCCATTTCTCACTTCGCCACTGCGGTAGAGATGCTGTGCCGACGGCGAGCAGGTTGCCTACTACTGTGATCATAAATGTGTCCCACTGACCATGAATACCCCAAGGAATAGCTGCAATGCCGAGCTGCATGACAATGACGGCAATACCCATATACCACACAAAGTCAAGAGACGGAATGCCGTGAGTAATGGGCTTTTCGGGAGTATTCTCCTCGACTTCGTACACAGTGATACGAAGTCCCTCGAAAggtcttttttccttttgcATAGATTCTTTCCTAGAATAAGTAGACGCAGCTTGCTCTTGTAAGTCGCCTTGTTCTGCAGATATATGAGGCGCCTCGTCCTTCAATCCCTTATCAATGTTATCGTTGAGGTCACGCCATAAACGACCTAGCACCCAATTCTTGGTGAGTCGGCTGTGTCCGCTGTTGACGTTAATGACTGTCAGCATGGATTCAGAGTCCGGCATCAAGCGCCCATCTGCATTGAAGGTAAGCATCTGTGGACCAAGTGTGATCGTTACATACCCCCAAAGCTAGACAGTAGAGTTGCAGAGGCATATGCCACCCATCCAAAGGAAAAGGCGACGGGCGTCATGGTCCGCCCGGCAAGCTGCGCAATAGCACATTTGACGACTTCTGGAccaatgagaagaagaactgaAAGGATGTCTCTGGGATTTCGCCACTGCGCGGCCAAATATGCTGCCACGCCTGAGGCAGACGAAGGTGGTGTATTAGCCCGACTTAGGAGTTTCGTTGTAGGCGATGATGCCACCCAAAAGAGCCATAACGGTGCCATTGTGAGATTGTCTTGTTTGCGAATGATAACTGGGATCTTGTTGGAGGCTTTTGCCTCGTTCAGGTGAGTTGGATAGTAGTGGAACCTTGAAGATTATGGAAGAGCAACTCTGGATCCGGTGACAGAAATTATCTTGGCTATATGGACACATGCACAAGTTCCTTTTGTCTTTCGTCCATTTGTTCACCTTTGAGCCGGCCTCTGGCTTGGCGCTTCGGTAAGACTTAGGTCCGGGCCGCACCGTGTAAGCAGTGGCTGTGAGGCAAACCAATACCATCACGTTCTCCAAGTCAACAGCACGCAGCTGCTTCAGGAAGAGGAAACGAAGAGTGCAGCTCTTCCAGGATTTTTCAGCTGGCTCTCACGCGCACCAATCACATCTCGGGGATTTCCTGCAAATATCACACCATGGCTTGGGGCTGAGGCTCACCGAGTTTGAGCGGCCCAGACAGTCATTTATGACAGGACGAGAGACAAGCATCCCCGTGGAATGTTGTCTGAGGCCAAAGCCTGCAGTGCAGGTATCTCTGGGCTTTCATAGAGGCCCACAATTCTCCACGGTGAGCAGCCGCCAACCATTAAACCATGCTTCTCCTCCATTTATGTCCTTTTTTGCATTCTTTGCTAATATACCTTAGATCCAAGTATTTCCTCATTGACATCACGTAACGAACGTCAAATCTATCATGATGCCTCTCCGATCGCATTTGTTCCCGGGGCGTTTTACAGTttttgaagatgatgatccttACATCTGGGATCAGAGATTAAGAGAAGAATGGTGGGATGATATGCGAATGTCCGGGCGGCATTTTCGCAGACAACTCCGGCTATTGTCAAAGTGGCGGGGTGAACCCCCTTCACTGCTGCCCGACCAGTCCCCATCTTCGCAAGATCCTGACATGAATCTGCCCCCATCTTCTGGTGCTGCTAAACTTCAAATTCTGAGTGCTCTTAAACGCGCCAAAGACCTCAAGCTCTGTCTCCGACGGATTTGGGCTGTAGCAGCAAGTCTACCAGACAGAGAAAACAGTCTTCCAGCGCTTATTCCGCTATCTGACACGTTTTCTATCCCTGGTCATGATCGAGAGCGTCACGAACATGAGCAATGCACCTTTGACTTCTGCGAACAGTCAAGAGTCGATTTCACATCCGTGATTCAGCGTCATGAGCCGCCATGTAATGGAGAATGCAAGAAGATTTTGTTTCCATTGCAACAACTTGATGAGCAGGTGACAAGCGGACAACCAACCGCCTGGAAAGCGAATGAACCCTCGCTTCTAGAAGCCTCCAAACCATATATGGCTGTTTCACATGTCTGGTCAGACGGCACAGGCTCTGGAATATGGGGACCAGGCCAAGTGAACAAATGTCTTTATGACCTGTTCGGCGAAATTGCCCAGAGCTTTCAGTGTGAAGGATGCTGGTGGGATACTATCAGCATACCGCTTGAAGATAAGGCCCGCTCTAGAGCTCTTGGCAATATGCATTCTAACTACAACAACTCGAGAATCACCCTTATTCATGATCTTTATCTTCGTCAGTGGGAATGGATTGATGCCGAGACCGCTTGTTTTGCTATTGTTATGTCACCATGGTATAGTAGGGGGTGGACCGCATTGGAACTCGCCCAATCTCACAAAGTCAAGATCTTGTTTAAGGAAAACAACAACACTAGAGTAATTAAAGATCTCGACGTCGATATACTTGATAAGGCTCCGGAGAATCACGCCACAGCCAACGCCATTCGAAAGCTTCGACATGCTTCCATAGACGATTTTGGTACTTTACTGGCTATTCTCGGTGCCCGAGATACATCCAAACCACGAGATGTGCCCATAATCTCGGGTCTATTAGCCGGAGTGGACGTTTCGGGCCGCCTTTCACAACAAGAGATCTATCAGAGAATTCTTCGCAAATTGGGTGGGATTGCCCAAGGACATCTCTTTCACAACTCTGCAACAATGTCTGCCCCGGGATTCAGTTGGTGCCCCACCAACATTTTGGACATGCCCATGGCCCAAACTGACTCTGCTCCACTACGGATCTGGGAGAACGGAGACATTGAAGGTGTTTGGAGAGTACAAGCAATAGACACTGTCAAAGTTGAGGACTTGATCATGAGAGGAACGCATCCATTAACTCAAGTGGCTCTCGAGTTAGCCTTTGGCGGAGAAAGTATGAAGAAACACATTCTCCTATTAGAAACTTGTCAGCCAAAATCTACTAGCAATGAACACCGGGCACTGCTCGTGAGGATTATGGAGAGCAATGGTGAGATACAAGCCAAGGTTGTGGGACCAGTGTATTTCCGCACAGGTCCGGACAGCCACAAGGAGAGTTCCAAGAAGTCGCCGCAAGTCAATGTGAGAATAGGTAGCACTGATGGGCTGAAAGATGTCACCGGCAGCGCATGGGATTACGTACAAAAAAGAATCTTTGAGATGAATTCCAGCAGAAACGAAATAGCAACTGGTCATGTTCGGACGAGCACCAAGCCCGGTGCTTCAGCAACCGAGGAGTTTACTCTCCCTCAGAATCAGAAGgcaatcttcttctcaaaagAAGTATCACTTGATGAATTATTTGACAAGGGCCTCCAACAGCCACCAAACCCCAGAAGTTACGAGTCCGAAAGCGCGGACGAGACCGCAATGTACTTCTACAGTGTTGCTAAAGAGACGGATACACCTCCACGGGCACTTTTCTACGGAAATAAGGGGTTGGTCAAAGAGTCCAGGAATTGGCTCAAAAATCCCGAGAATTCTAACATTGCCGAGACAAAGAGCGTATTGCTGACTGTCGGAGATGACCGTCAGCTGCAAATTGACCATGAACGCGAGGATTGTGAGGCTTTAAAGAAGGAATTGGCCGGAGAAGCGCTTTTATGTGCGGTGGAAATCGGCGGCGACACTAACGTGAGCATGAAAGCGATGATCACTCTACTACTGGATATCAAGGCTTCACATAACCGAAATGGTTCAGGGCAGAGACCTTTGGAGGTGGCGATAGAACGCATGAGCTGGGAAATCGCCCAAACGCTACTGGAGCACGAATTAAATTCGGCTCCTGTTGACCTCACCACTCTCGAGTTGGCTACAAGATACCAGGACAAGCCTTCTACTCTGAGCCGCCTTTTAGTTCAAAGGTGCAAGGACGTCAACGAGAACGACAAGATGCAGCAGCGAACTGCCTGGCACTACGCTACTGAGAGAGGAGATCGCAGCATGATAGAAGCTCTCCTTGGGGCGGAACAAGCCAACCCGTATACTCCAGATAACAAGGGAAAGCTGGCAATTCACTATGCGGCAAGCAAAGGCAAGGATAATATCCTGCGGCTATTACTTCAACATGCCAAAACGGAATCTCTCCGTAAGGACACGCCTGTTGGAGAATCTGAGGACAAGGCCAATAGTACTGGTACAACCGAGAATGGCACTTCCAACAACGATATCAGGAATACGAGACCTCAAGAGAGTCGTTATGTGGACATGAGGGATTCAAAAGGGCAGACGCCACTGCATTTGGCAGCAAAGGCTGGCTATAAACCTGCCGTATCGACTCTTTTAGAATTCGGAGCGAATTCCAATAGTAAGTCCTCGGATGGGCAAACCCCTCTCCTGCTGGCGGTTGAGAGAAAGCACTCTCAAATCGTGAAGTATCTACTAGACTCCGACAAAGGGAACTACGAAGGGGAAGAACTCGATGACGCTCTCTTCATCGCTGCGAGCGgaaaagatgaagaagtcatCAAAAAGCTTTATGAGAAAGGAGCTCGTTACAAGCGCGGTCTGGTCACTGATGGGAAAACAGCCTTGCACTGGGCAATACACATGGGACATGAGACTAGTGCTGAACTTCTCGTCAACGATTTagaggacgaagatgttgatgtcgaaGATCCAACCAAGCAACAATCGGCCCTTTTGATGGCATCAGAAAAGGGCATGACCTCTGTAGTCGAACTGTTGCTCGCGAAACATGCCAACATTGAGCTTCTGGACTCCGATAAGAGAACAGCACTGCACCTAGCCGCCATGGGACCACATCTCGAGACTATAAAGAAATTGCTCAAGTCATCTAAGTGCCCTGTGAATAAACAGGATCGCCAGAAGCGTACACCTTTACACTGGGCAGCTCTCAAGGGATCGACGGGTGCGATAGAACTCCTTGCCAAGCAAGAATATTGCAATACTACTTTCACGGATGAAAGTGGGCGAACAGCTTTGGTAATAGCCGCGGAAATGGGCCTCCACGGCATAGTAGAACTGCTACTTCAAGGTGGAAGCGGAGCAGAGGAGGCTCTCAATGGCGCTGCCAGCAATGGACGCAAAGAGGTTGTTCAAAAGATTCTTCCCAAGATCGAAAAAGACGATGTCAAACATAGGGCCTTGGAGCTGGGCGCAAGGGCGGGTCATGTGTCGGTCTCAGTCACGCTGAATGACAGCATCAAGGACTCTAACTTGAAAGCTTCAACATTTCGGATGATTCTgtttgctgctgccgctCACCCAAGCCAATtcgactttgatgatcttAAGAATCGCATTGAAGATCCCACTATTCAGGATGATAAGAAACAATCCTTACTAATGGTCGCTATTGCAAACGGACACACAAGACTAGTCAAACACCTTTGTTCTTTACACGACGTGGTTGAATTGAGAGACATAGAAGGAAGAACTGCTTTGATGATAGCAGCTCTTAACAATGACGGGCGCTCAGTGCGGCTTCTACTGAATCAAGGGGCTGACCCCTATGTTCAGGACAATAAGGGCCGTACAGCGCTTCATCATGCAATCGAAAACGAGTGTTTCAACAGCTTTGCTGGACTTTTGGCCTTTTCTGATCGTCAGCTCAGGACTATCCAAGATTCTGAAAACCGCACAGTTGTACAAATTTCGCTTGAAAAGGCACGACAGTGGGAGCTATCCACACAGGATGCGAGATTAAAACTATCGCGTTTGGAAACATTGACGAGTATGTGTGTCTTTCTCATCCGCCGTGGCATACAGCCTGAAATTCGAGACAAGAACAAGCGAAATGCCTTACACTTGGCAGTTTCTTATGACTTAGCCGAGATCGCGTACCACCTCCTCCAATCGAGACAGTCCGGACCACGAGTAAGTAATCTGGACACGCAAGACGTGGAGGGCCGAACACCATTGCTTTTGGCGGCTTCGAAGGGATATTATTTTCTCATAGAATTGATGCTCTCCGAAGGGTTCGAACCTAACACCAGAGATGCAACTGACGAAACTCCGTTACTCCTAGCGTCTGAGAGGGGGAACT is a genomic window containing:
- a CDS encoding related to vegetatible incompatibility protein HET-E-1, which encodes MSRKPCLWEEAREGLSQEVQDWLQTISGGLGLGLTATQQVDEIIGHARQKQGQLEKNHHRSLVIETTNHKWDLASYFDRMVHWLDKFKSIGDVASSFDPLHAALPWAAFRFVLQAILAGKEHTDSLVRLLSLIPHFVFSGYVLELVYAQQPICYKQATKVADLGAKIIVNLEDQLLKLYSLIFDALWYCHLAQTRGKTKQRIVALFNFREPTDFLDGLKAQHQQVIECGEECRRISDFSMSFEYINLLEELQGSVADLDGHVLKVLVWVDTQERIRTLRKISDVLFRKHHEEIKRKRTEGTSGSGKTFLISRIIDHCVENAQDDEAIAFFYCKRDEGTRREPQNILRSILRQLSTTSKQSQTGRIHRALRGVPDRLEAIGTTFDIPNCQRLINIVTKDYSRTNIIVDALDECDRDSRWELLEALAAVTNENQGVRLFVSSRTDDDIQRHFQQQPIIRIFAADNNEDINLFVRQRLSKDSRWNDLAPHVHRDIESVFRNKSEGMFQWAALQVKQLCQAASWNESSIKLHLSSAPKGLEALYAIIWHQIERKSEYEKQQAKNAIQWVLCALKPLQTGELSTMMQIDPEANVIGPIEELNDREIQSICGNLLILDKQLHVWRFCHLSALEYIEKNHYSLAEAHYHTSVCSLKFLQRGLRLSSTLSLDGSPSQEDGTDNPSRKARAKVWDGSLVRNDYIIIQGLRHVGLADSPAITNTELAYQLRQFLGSAEVQSPIFQAWKSVLSTFKYRKPHETGFVSLASPPLEVAAIFGLFHSLRDWWDTLDTSVGSNSSALALAIRFRNENIWKHLIERGFGINTGSPRPLTVAIKSGYATAFDTLMNANSDVSYSEDSSGSDTPLKLALRCSNSKHQRRFVRRIVDRGAIINDKTTQQHQSALKLAALYACKDTMQILLVPDRGLCSPNSLLNIATWNSNASLIPFLVKELGADVNKRFSGISPLIKALERMCVPNIQALVALGAQLDLTNHQDRVAALRAVESDPGNGVWRLLLQSGMIINRNDNKESLLSLAIRLHTPSSERLWRILHSRADVNQILQSSVLPTPLAWAAAVQTPEVIDRLISYGANPGLSVDNGLSNAIFAACFHGRPRASRLLLDRSGIDVNQGYRGFFRNMLFSVIAGHRDYLDSKRPWYQRKWDLESRLGYTIWKPEHRKVLELLVTRGLNTYFPLYSHLESSTPVLETGIEKHEISVAWMHSKGDYVLLPLSWFFIVWSLHMASAPQPPLRYRMKRWQFPGILPRKFSLIAQVSVASRKRPGYFLMITVNDDYHSASTFTVRHRIRNATCSMKTNSLWKQYSFKDFYGKNGSEGDTNVSQTKRLQSSLLCRNQYNIALSAYTLQHRGHLGTVGDTDTLIA
- a CDS encoding related to nicotinamide mononucleotide permease, with the translated sequence MATMSSQHEAHADTSSAKTGGVEESQSELPICDWTEKAEVKLRRKIDFTILPMLMLGLFALQLDRGNVGYAMTTSFTEDLGINNDNVNTGNQLMLAAVVIFEIPFNMVLSKIGPALWLIIQILAWGTIATAQAAVHNKPGFYATRFLLGMWEAGYLAAALTILASFYTRKEMAMRATLVYVGNYCSAGVSGLLAGLIFRIPETSGLKKWQWLFIIDGLFTLAVGFVFILIMPRSTTNTLPLAGVKWFDLFTAEERDILAKRVIIDDPRKHVKLSGISPKTALRILLTSFPMWGHFGINVISITPKGGLVFYTPTIIKNLGFGASTASFLAAVSNFGVCILAILVSWVSDKTLYRGPLCLLCGVYSLVFSGVQFAVVGSSDVWMKYAILTLLGSGVAVSQSLNDAWFSINTEDPQVRCIGLALAVAGSNVGGLAGQNIFVKSDAPYYRNGFLKILCLYAASIVLVAGMIFYYWNDNRRMEKSGELEEAAGTEGSSGVKKRRVKNQL